In a genomic window of Aeromonas veronii:
- the katG gene encoding catalase/peroxidase HPI, whose protein sequence is MDKHASGAGQCPFAHGANTSASQEPQVWWPNALNLDILHQHDSKTNPMDEAFDYADAFNSLDFAALKADLHTLMTDSQPWWPADWGHYGGLMIRMAWHSAGSYRATDGRGGANTGNQRFAPLNSWPDNGNLDKARRLLWPIKQKYGNKISWADLMILAGNVAYESMGLKTFGFAGGREDIWHPEKDVYWGSEKAWLAPSGSEGTRYSGERDLENPLAAVMMGLIYVNPEGVDGNPDPLKTAQDMRVTFARMGMNDEETVALTAGGHTVGKAHGNGSAAKLGPAPEGADVHEQGLGWMNHETRSIGRDTVTSGIEGAWTSNPTRWDNGYFKMLLGHDWWLKKSPAGAWQWEPVVIKEEDRPADVEDPSIRCNPIMTDADMALRFDPAYRVISERFAADQDLFSDAFARAWFKLTHRDMGPRSRYLGAEVPSEVLVWQDPVPTVDYTLSDAEIDELKGKLLTCGVAPADLIVTAWDSARTFRGSDFRGGANGARIRLAPMKDWEGNEPARLEQVLNALIALQASLSKPVSIADLIVLGGSAAVEQAAKRAGIDITVPFAAGRGDASVEQTDVESFAYLEPVHDGFRNWQKGHYQVQPEEMLLDRAQLLGLTAREMTVLVGGMRVLGTNHGGLAHGVFTDRVGVLSNDFFVNLTDMAYSWQPTGRNSYQIVDRQSGAVKWTATRVDLVFGSNSVLRAYAEVYAQHDGKEKFVRDFVKAWVKVMNNDRFDLK, encoded by the coding sequence ATGGATAAACACGCTAGCGGGGCCGGTCAATGCCCCTTTGCCCATGGTGCCAATACTTCCGCCAGTCAGGAGCCGCAAGTTTGGTGGCCCAATGCCCTTAACCTCGACATTCTGCATCAGCATGACAGCAAGACCAATCCGATGGATGAGGCTTTCGATTATGCCGATGCCTTCAATAGCCTCGATTTCGCCGCTCTCAAAGCGGATCTGCACACGCTGATGACCGACAGCCAGCCCTGGTGGCCGGCCGACTGGGGCCACTACGGTGGCTTGATGATCCGCATGGCCTGGCACTCGGCAGGCAGCTACCGCGCCACCGACGGGCGTGGCGGTGCCAATACTGGAAACCAGCGTTTTGCTCCCCTCAACAGCTGGCCCGATAACGGCAACTTGGACAAGGCGCGCCGTCTGCTGTGGCCGATCAAGCAGAAGTACGGCAACAAGATCTCCTGGGCCGATCTGATGATCTTGGCCGGTAACGTCGCCTATGAATCCATGGGACTCAAGACCTTCGGTTTTGCCGGTGGTCGTGAAGATATTTGGCATCCGGAGAAGGATGTTTACTGGGGCTCCGAGAAGGCGTGGCTGGCACCGAGTGGCAGCGAAGGCACCCGTTACAGCGGAGAGCGGGATCTGGAAAACCCGCTGGCGGCGGTGATGATGGGCCTTATCTATGTTAATCCGGAAGGGGTGGATGGCAATCCTGATCCCCTGAAAACCGCTCAGGATATGCGCGTTACCTTCGCCCGTATGGGGATGAATGACGAAGAGACGGTGGCCCTGACCGCGGGTGGTCACACCGTCGGTAAGGCCCACGGTAACGGTAGCGCAGCCAAATTGGGGCCAGCCCCCGAGGGTGCGGATGTGCATGAGCAGGGGCTGGGCTGGATGAACCACGAGACGCGCAGTATCGGTCGCGATACGGTCACCAGTGGTATTGAAGGGGCCTGGACCAGTAATCCGACCCGCTGGGATAACGGCTACTTCAAGATGCTGCTCGGCCACGACTGGTGGCTCAAAAAGAGCCCGGCTGGTGCCTGGCAGTGGGAGCCGGTGGTCATCAAGGAGGAAGATCGCCCGGCAGATGTGGAAGATCCATCCATCCGCTGCAACCCCATCATGACCGATGCCGACATGGCGCTGCGCTTTGACCCGGCCTACCGGGTTATCTCCGAGCGTTTCGCGGCCGATCAGGATCTCTTCTCCGATGCGTTTGCACGCGCTTGGTTCAAGCTGACCCACAGAGACATGGGGCCGCGCAGCCGTTACCTTGGGGCCGAGGTGCCGAGCGAAGTGCTGGTATGGCAGGATCCGGTTCCGACTGTTGATTACACCCTCAGTGATGCCGAGATCGATGAGCTCAAGGGCAAGCTGCTGACCTGCGGTGTGGCACCTGCGGATCTTATCGTTACCGCATGGGATAGCGCTCGTACCTTCCGTGGCTCCGATTTCCGCGGTGGTGCCAACGGTGCCCGCATCCGCCTTGCGCCGATGAAGGATTGGGAAGGCAACGAGCCGGCTCGCCTCGAGCAGGTGCTCAATGCCCTGATCGCTCTGCAGGCTAGCTTGAGCAAGCCGGTCAGTATCGCCGACCTGATTGTGTTGGGCGGTAGCGCGGCTGTAGAGCAGGCCGCCAAGCGGGCCGGTATCGATATCACCGTGCCCTTTGCAGCGGGCCGTGGTGATGCCAGCGTCGAGCAGACCGATGTCGAGTCGTTTGCCTATCTGGAGCCGGTACATGATGGTTTCCGCAACTGGCAGAAGGGGCACTACCAGGTGCAACCGGAAGAGATGCTGCTCGATCGCGCCCAACTACTGGGGTTGACCGCGCGTGAGATGACGGTGCTGGTGGGCGGTATGCGGGTGCTGGGCACCAACCATGGCGGCTTGGCCCACGGAGTCTTCACCGACCGGGTCGGGGTACTCAGCAACGACTTCTTCGTCAATCTGACCGATATGGCCTATAGCTGGCAGCCCACCGGCCGCAACAGCTACCAGATCGTGGATCGCCAGAGTGGCGCGGTGAAGTGGACCGCGACCCGGGTTGATCTGGTGTTTGGCTCCAACTCGGTGCTGCGTGCCTATGCTGAGGTTTATGCCCAGCACGATGGCAAAGAGAAGTTCGTACGTGACTTCGTCAAGGCCTGGGTCAAGGTGATGAACAACGATCGCTTCGACCTGAAGTAA
- the astE gene encoding succinylglutamate desuccinylase: MIPQHDFLALTRSHEWQLEPFEFALPDGARVSVWDTGVLCLEPARGAGDQPGGYKDIVLSCGIHGNETAPIEICNQLLSRLLAGELSARHRVLFLFGNPAAMNLGLREVEENMNRLFSGAHSKGEGLCNRERIRAMRLEQYVSRFFADPARPRYHYDLHTAIRGSRHEKFAVYPFPHERPHCREQVQFLGACGVRTILLSASPTTTFSYYSSRQHGAHAFTVELGKVRPFGENDMTRFIETRQALQELVTQDEVALEPWRADDFTLFAIVRVITKKSADFRFLFASDVDNFTEFPQGFVLAEDGELRYTVEQPREAVVFPNVNVAIGQRTVLLVVPTRLWE, translated from the coding sequence ATGATTCCCCAGCACGATTTTTTGGCCTTGACCCGCAGCCATGAGTGGCAGCTTGAGCCCTTTGAATTTGCCCTGCCCGATGGTGCGCGGGTCAGCGTCTGGGATACCGGCGTGCTCTGCCTGGAGCCTGCAAGGGGGGCTGGCGATCAGCCCGGGGGATACAAGGATATCGTCCTTTCCTGCGGCATTCATGGTAACGAGACCGCTCCCATCGAGATCTGCAACCAGCTGCTGAGCCGTCTGCTCGCTGGCGAGCTGAGTGCCCGTCATCGGGTGCTGTTCCTGTTTGGCAATCCGGCGGCGATGAATCTGGGGCTGCGGGAGGTAGAGGAGAACATGAACCGACTCTTCTCTGGCGCACACAGCAAGGGGGAGGGGCTGTGCAATCGGGAGCGGATCCGCGCCATGCGCCTCGAGCAGTATGTGAGCCGCTTCTTTGCCGATCCGGCTCGTCCCCGCTACCACTACGACCTGCACACCGCCATTCGCGGCTCGCGTCACGAGAAGTTTGCCGTCTACCCCTTCCCCCATGAGCGGCCCCACTGCCGAGAGCAGGTGCAGTTCCTCGGCGCCTGCGGGGTGCGCACCATTCTGCTTTCTGCCAGCCCAACCACCACTTTCAGCTACTACAGCTCCCGCCAGCATGGCGCCCACGCCTTTACGGTGGAGTTGGGCAAGGTACGGCCATTTGGCGAGAACGATATGACTCGCTTTATCGAAACCCGGCAGGCACTGCAGGAGCTGGTCACCCAGGACGAGGTGGCGCTGGAGCCGTGGCGGGCGGACGATTTCACCCTGTTTGCCATCGTTCGGGTGATCACCAAAAAATCGGCGGACTTTCGCTTCCTGTTCGCCAGCGATGTGGACAACTTCACCGAATTTCCCCAAGGGTTCGTGCTGGCCGAGGATGGCGAGCTGCGCTACACGGTCGAGCAGCCGCGTGAGGCGGTGGTCTTCCCCAATGTCAACGTGGCGATTGGCCAGCGCACCGTGTTGCTGGTGGTGCCGACAAGGCTCTGGGAATAG
- the emrD gene encoding multidrug efflux MFS transporter EmrD: MDRHSFYPLFLLTILMVAVGQMTQTLYVPSIPMMAGDFNVASGQLQAVMACYLIPYGLSQFVYGPLSDRIGRRPVLIVGMMVFLVGTLTIQFIPHFTALLVGSFIQGLGTGAGGAMSRTVMRDRYNGAELNRANSLVSMGVIFSPLLAPVLGGWLTELFNWRAGYWFLFGFGAVATLAIMTWFAETLPAAARQPLRVGAAYRHVLGNPKFQGNLLCLMATFAGLAVFEAAAGVLLGDVLKLSARTVSVLFVLPLPGYLFGAWLSAKLSFRLSQGKLMRLGITFLALGSLIILVPGLLGVVSAASLVGGAAVYFIGSGILYPTATSCAIEPFPGQAGTAGAILGGMQNLGAGVVTLLAAGFPMTGQVTLGAIMTLMVLIVALSFVWLRHHGSPHEQMAM, from the coding sequence ATGGATAGGCACAGTTTTTATCCGTTGTTTTTATTGACCATTCTGATGGTTGCTGTGGGCCAGATGACCCAGACCCTTTATGTTCCCTCCATTCCCATGATGGCGGGGGACTTCAATGTGGCCTCGGGCCAGTTGCAGGCGGTGATGGCCTGTTACCTGATCCCCTATGGCCTCTCCCAGTTTGTCTACGGGCCGTTGTCGGATCGTATCGGCCGTCGCCCGGTGTTGATCGTCGGCATGATGGTGTTTCTGGTAGGCACCCTGACCATCCAGTTCATTCCGCACTTCACTGCTTTGCTGGTGGGCAGCTTTATTCAAGGGCTGGGGACCGGTGCCGGTGGCGCCATGAGCCGTACCGTGATGCGCGACCGCTACAACGGCGCCGAGCTCAACCGCGCCAACAGTCTGGTGAGCATGGGGGTGATCTTCTCCCCGCTGCTGGCGCCGGTGTTGGGTGGCTGGTTGACCGAGCTGTTCAACTGGCGCGCCGGTTACTGGTTCCTGTTTGGTTTTGGTGCCGTAGCAACTCTGGCAATCATGACCTGGTTTGCTGAAACCTTGCCAGCTGCAGCTCGTCAGCCGTTGCGGGTGGGGGCGGCCTATCGCCACGTGCTGGGCAACCCCAAGTTTCAGGGCAACCTGCTCTGCTTGATGGCGACTTTTGCCGGACTCGCAGTGTTTGAAGCGGCGGCCGGGGTGCTGCTGGGCGATGTGCTGAAACTGAGTGCCCGTACCGTGAGCGTGCTGTTCGTGCTGCCGTTGCCCGGCTATCTGTTCGGTGCCTGGCTCTCTGCCAAGCTGAGCTTTCGCCTGAGCCAGGGCAAGCTGATGCGTCTGGGGATCACCTTTCTGGCGCTCGGCTCCCTGATCATTCTGGTGCCGGGGTTGCTCGGGGTGGTGAGTGCTGCCTCGCTGGTCGGTGGTGCGGCGGTTTACTTCATTGGTAGCGGCATCCTCTACCCGACCGCCACGTCCTGTGCCATCGAGCCCTTCCCGGGTCAGGCGGGGACGGCCGGTGCCATTCTCGGCGGGATGCAGAATCTGGGGGCGGGCGTGGTGACCCTGCTGGCCGCCGGTTTCCCGATGACCGGTCAGGTGACCCTGGGGGCCATCATGACGCTGATGGTGCTGATCGTGGCGTTGAGCTTTGTCTGGCTGCGCCACCACGGTTCCCCCCACGAGCAGATGGCCATGTGA
- the suhB gene encoding inositol-1-monophosphatase translates to MHPMLNIAVRAARNAGQVVVKAFSQPENIEAIQKGSNDFVTNVDREAEAAIIHTIKKSYPEHSIVAEESGEIAGTNPDYQWIIDPLDGTTNLVKGIPHFAVSIALRVKGKTEQAVVYDPIRDELFTATRGNGAQLNGYRIRVGKAKELAGTVLATGFPYKQKHHIEPYLKMFQSMFIECADIRRSGSAALDLAYVAAGRVDGFWEIGLKPWDTAAGELLAKEAGAIVTDFVGGHNYENSGNIVVANPRVLKEMLGKIREELPESLAK, encoded by the coding sequence ATGCATCCGATGCTGAATATCGCCGTGCGCGCTGCGCGCAACGCCGGTCAAGTTGTAGTAAAAGCCTTCTCCCAGCCCGAGAACATTGAGGCTATCCAGAAAGGCAGCAATGACTTCGTGACCAACGTTGACCGTGAAGCCGAAGCGGCCATCATTCATACCATCAAAAAATCTTACCCGGAGCACAGCATTGTTGCTGAAGAGTCTGGTGAGATTGCCGGTACCAATCCGGACTACCAATGGATCATTGACCCACTGGATGGCACGACCAACCTTGTCAAAGGCATTCCGCACTTTGCCGTTTCCATCGCCCTGCGTGTGAAAGGCAAAACCGAACAAGCCGTTGTGTACGATCCCATTCGTGACGAGCTGTTTACGGCTACCCGTGGTAACGGCGCCCAGCTGAACGGCTACCGCATCCGTGTCGGCAAAGCCAAAGAGCTGGCTGGCACCGTACTGGCCACCGGTTTCCCCTACAAGCAAAAGCACCACATCGAGCCCTACCTGAAGATGTTCCAGAGCATGTTCATCGAATGTGCCGACATCCGTCGCTCTGGCTCTGCCGCGCTGGATCTGGCTTATGTGGCTGCCGGTCGCGTCGACGGTTTCTGGGAAATCGGCCTCAAGCCGTGGGACACTGCCGCCGGTGAGCTGCTGGCCAAAGAAGCCGGCGCCATCGTCACCGACTTCGTTGGTGGTCACAACTACGAAAACTCCGGCAACATCGTGGTTGCCAACCCGCGCGTCCTGAAAGAGATGCTCGGCAAGATCCGTGAAGAGCTGCCGGAGTCCCTGGCCAAATAA
- a CDS encoding glutathione S-transferase N-terminal domain-containing protein produces MIDFYTAATPNGFKVAIALEELGLPYRVIPLDLSALDQKQPAFLAINPNGRIPAIVDRDNDDFAVFESGAILIYLAEKAGKLLPVDPKRRSQAIQWLMFQMGGVGPMMGQANVFYRYFPEKIPAAIERYQKEGRRLFEVLDSHLAHHEYLADEYSIADIATWPWVRIYDWSGISIEGLPHLQAWMARMAEKPACQKGINIPPRKEQPDELIKQAQQMVTR; encoded by the coding sequence ATGATCGATTTTTACACCGCCGCGACCCCCAATGGTTTCAAAGTGGCAATCGCCCTCGAAGAGCTGGGTTTGCCCTATCGGGTCATTCCCCTCGATTTGTCGGCGCTGGATCAGAAACAACCCGCGTTTCTCGCCATCAACCCCAATGGCCGCATTCCGGCTATCGTCGACCGGGATAACGACGATTTCGCCGTGTTCGAGTCGGGCGCCATCCTCATCTATCTGGCAGAGAAAGCCGGCAAGTTGCTGCCTGTCGATCCCAAACGCCGCTCTCAGGCCATCCAGTGGTTGATGTTCCAGATGGGGGGCGTGGGCCCCATGATGGGGCAGGCTAATGTCTTTTACCGCTACTTCCCGGAGAAGATCCCCGCCGCTATCGAGCGTTATCAGAAGGAGGGGCGCCGCCTGTTTGAGGTGCTCGACAGTCATCTTGCCCACCACGAATATCTGGCGGACGAGTACAGTATCGCCGACATTGCCACTTGGCCCTGGGTGCGCATTTATGACTGGAGTGGCATCTCCATCGAGGGATTGCCCCATCTGCAAGCCTGGATGGCCCGCATGGCCGAGAAGCCAGCCTGTCAGAAGGGGATCAACATACCGCCGCGCAAGGAGCAGCCTGATGAGCTGATCAAGCAGGCGCAGCAGATGGTAACGCGTTGA
- a CDS encoding DUF3391 domain-containing protein, with the protein MALIQASIEQLRIGHYIHLPTGWTSHPFMFNTFKIKDQQQLDILRHLDLTLLMVDPDKSDLPIEPLLRGDIPDAGPDLDALEEPIASGPPSFDEKAFRRSMRAADKAFGQSMSELRDALGALNLKPDEGLANTAQIVRNAAFTISQHEGPLGLHLIRSPHTDILLQHSLNVAFIAMLMARELGMNPIELEEAGLAGLIHDIGELKIPSQITQKRGDLSKAEQNFLNMHPQYGLEMLTQLNAFEPKIRQVAHLHHERLDGSGFPLGIKGGEIPPLARLIGLVDFYDELLHPRNSGNPAAPSQAISQLYKLSQKKFDQNLVKLLVKVLGVYPPGSLVKLSDDNIALVLSTEPTMPLKPKILPYIKAQRPEAVPMIDLREDERTISSFLKQEELDEGQRQFFNLTRRFCYYFAF; encoded by the coding sequence ATGGCACTGATCCAAGCCTCGATAGAGCAGTTGAGAATAGGCCACTATATCCATCTCCCCACCGGATGGACTAGCCACCCTTTTATGTTCAATACCTTCAAGATCAAGGATCAGCAACAACTCGACATTCTCCGCCATCTTGATCTCACCTTGCTGATGGTCGACCCCGACAAGAGCGATCTGCCCATCGAGCCGCTGCTGCGCGGAGATATCCCGGATGCAGGGCCCGACCTTGACGCGTTGGAAGAGCCGATTGCCTCGGGCCCGCCCTCCTTTGACGAAAAGGCCTTTCGCCGCTCCATGCGCGCCGCTGACAAGGCCTTTGGCCAATCCATGAGCGAGCTGCGCGACGCGCTCGGGGCGCTCAACCTCAAACCGGATGAGGGGCTAGCCAACACCGCCCAGATCGTCCGCAATGCCGCCTTCACTATCAGTCAACACGAAGGCCCCCTTGGGCTGCACCTAATCCGCAGCCCCCACACCGATATCCTGCTGCAGCACAGCCTCAACGTTGCCTTTATCGCCATGCTGATGGCGCGCGAGCTGGGGATGAACCCCATCGAGCTGGAGGAGGCCGGGCTTGCGGGACTGATCCACGACATCGGCGAGCTGAAAATCCCGAGTCAGATCACCCAAAAACGCGGGGATCTCAGCAAGGCCGAACAAAATTTTCTCAACATGCACCCGCAATACGGGCTGGAGATGCTGACCCAGCTTAATGCCTTTGAGCCGAAAATTCGTCAGGTCGCTCATCTGCACCATGAGCGACTCGACGGCAGCGGTTTTCCGCTCGGGATCAAGGGTGGGGAAATCCCGCCGCTGGCCCGGCTGATCGGGCTGGTCGACTTCTACGACGAGCTGCTCCATCCCCGCAATAGCGGTAACCCGGCCGCACCGAGTCAGGCTATCAGCCAGCTCTACAAGTTATCCCAGAAGAAGTTCGACCAGAATCTGGTCAAGTTGCTGGTCAAGGTGCTGGGGGTCTATCCGCCGGGATCCCTGGTGAAACTCTCCGACGATAACATCGCGCTGGTGCTCTCTACCGAGCCCACCATGCCGCTCAAACCGAAGATCCTGCCCTATATCAAGGCCCAGCGGCCGGAAGCAGTGCCGATGATCGACCTGCGGGAAGATGAGCGTACCATCTCCTCCTTTCTCAAACAGGAAGAGCTGGATGAAGGACAGCGGCAGTTCTTCAACCTGACCCGCCGCTTCTGCTACTACTTTGCATTCTGA
- a CDS encoding transposase has product MKRATKVRIYPTDEQAAFLNAQFGAVRFAYNKALHIQRHMFQRHGVSLKPKRDLKPLLAVAKKSRKYSWLKEYDSQALQQAVINLDKAFANFFNPKLKARMPTFKSKRGRQSSYHPNGKVLTDAILLPKMTPIRAVIHRDIIGVVSSITVSRGPTGKYYASILCDDGREAPAKPSLITEVTGYDMGLSHYLIASSGKKMANPRHLINASHNLRRKQKALSRKTKGSANRSKAKLQLAALHERVAHARADFQHKLSRTIVDDNQAIIVETLKTTNMMKNHKLARAIGDAGWHGFIMRLEYKAQAVGCHLIKLDQWFASSKPCSECGHKMPEMPLHQRQWVCPACGAEHDRDINAAMNIRQQGILELKAAGLAVSAHGGQRKSVNLTVAA; this is encoded by the coding sequence ATGAAAAGAGCCACAAAAGTACGTATTTACCCCACCGACGAACAAGCGGCATTCCTCAATGCCCAGTTCGGCGCGGTGCGGTTCGCGTACAACAAAGCCCTTCATATTCAGCGGCACATGTTCCAGCGCCACGGGGTTTCACTGAAACCCAAACGCGACTTGAAACCCCTGCTCGCTGTGGCAAAAAAATCGCGCAAATACAGCTGGCTGAAAGAGTACGATTCACAAGCCTTACAGCAGGCGGTGATCAACCTGGATAAGGCATTCGCCAATTTTTTCAACCCCAAGCTCAAGGCCAGGATGCCCACCTTCAAGAGCAAGCGAGGCAGGCAATCGAGCTACCACCCCAATGGCAAAGTGCTGACCGATGCCATCCTGTTACCGAAGATGACGCCCATCCGAGCTGTCATTCACCGAGATATTATCGGCGTGGTCTCCAGCATCACGGTCAGCCGTGGCCCGACAGGGAAATACTATGCCTCCATCCTTTGCGATGATGGCCGTGAGGCTCCCGCCAAGCCCTCCCTCATCACAGAGGTGACAGGCTATGATATGGGGCTGTCCCACTACCTCATTGCGTCGAGTGGCAAAAAGATGGCCAACCCGCGCCATCTTATCAACGCCAGTCACAATCTGCGGCGAAAGCAAAAAGCACTGTCTCGCAAGACAAAAGGCAGTGCCAATCGTAGTAAGGCCAAATTACAGCTGGCCGCCCTGCACGAGCGGGTAGCCCATGCTCGCGCTGATTTTCAGCACAAACTCTCTCGCACGATAGTTGACGATAACCAAGCGATCATCGTGGAGACGCTTAAAACAACCAATATGATGAAAAACCACAAGCTGGCCCGCGCCATTGGCGATGCTGGCTGGCATGGTTTTATCATGAGGCTGGAGTACAAAGCCCAAGCGGTGGGCTGCCACCTAATCAAACTCGATCAGTGGTTTGCCAGCTCTAAACCATGTAGCGAGTGCGGCCACAAGATGCCGGAGATGCCACTTCACCAACGACAGTGGGTATGTCCAGCGTGTGGGGCAGAGCATGACCGCGACATCAACGCGGCCATGAACATTCGACAGCAAGGAATATTGGAATTAAAAGCGGCGGGGCTCGCCGTTTCTGCCCATGGAGGCCAGCGTAAATCCGTCAATCTGACGGTCGCGGCCTAA
- a CDS encoding IS1595 family transposase, whose product MDSQAFSSMLRSFAQLDPIQLERAQEQLRHHLQRDQLHQALANQSEAVAACPCCNSSHVIHWGRARGQQRFRCKACGKTFNQLDGSALAGLHHKHKWAAYADCLSRGLSLRAAARECAINLKTAFRWRHRFLRYALTTRAKQLAGIVEADEVFVAESFKGRRHLDRPARRRGAKGKKRGHIPLVPLLIALDRYGRESDAVLLDKSLSQIEPSLKPLLTAGTILCTDGNLSYSTIAQNAPGVIHKRLIASAHHRVEDDVFHIQTLNNYVSRWREWMAKFHGVGTDYLENYLAWFRVVNQEPNTSCSWLLGGVTRLTYT is encoded by the coding sequence ATGGACAGCCAAGCGTTTTCCTCAATGCTGCGTTCTTTTGCCCAGCTCGACCCAATCCAACTAGAACGCGCCCAGGAACAACTTCGTCACCATCTGCAACGTGATCAACTCCATCAGGCATTAGCAAACCAGAGCGAGGCTGTCGCAGCATGCCCCTGTTGCAATTCCTCCCATGTCATTCATTGGGGACGTGCTCGTGGTCAGCAGCGGTTCCGTTGTAAGGCATGCGGCAAAACATTCAATCAATTGGATGGTTCTGCTTTGGCGGGGCTTCATCACAAGCACAAGTGGGCTGCCTATGCTGACTGCCTCAGTCGTGGGTTGTCGCTGCGAGCCGCTGCCAGAGAGTGCGCCATCAACCTGAAGACCGCATTTCGTTGGCGCCATCGCTTTCTGCGCTACGCACTGACCACTCGAGCCAAGCAATTGGCCGGGATCGTAGAGGCCGATGAGGTATTTGTAGCCGAATCATTTAAGGGACGACGTCATCTGGATCGTCCAGCAAGGCGCCGGGGCGCGAAGGGTAAAAAACGTGGGCATATACCCTTGGTCCCGCTCTTAATCGCGCTAGATCGATATGGTCGAGAAAGTGATGCTGTGTTGTTAGATAAAAGCCTGAGTCAAATCGAACCTTCCCTAAAACCACTCCTCACGGCGGGAACAATCCTGTGCACGGATGGCAATCTAAGTTACAGCACGATTGCACAGAACGCGCCGGGCGTGATCCATAAGCGGTTGATCGCCAGCGCTCATCATCGAGTAGAAGATGATGTTTTCCACATCCAGACCCTCAATAACTACGTGAGTCGTTGGCGGGAATGGATGGCCAAATTTCACGGAGTAGGAACAGACTACCTGGAAAACTACCTTGCTTGGTTTCGAGTGGTGAACCAGGAGCCGAATACATCCTGTTCATGGCTGCTTGGCGGAGTCACTCGGCTCACCTACACGTAA
- a CDS encoding DUF1127 domain-containing protein produces the protein MANMTYTEAGYQHSSQLNLVARVKMTVLTWLERSRSRRQLSELPEYLLKDIGLNEADRYQETTKPFWRG, from the coding sequence ATGGCCAACATGACTTATACCGAAGCCGGTTACCAGCATTCCAGCCAATTGAATCTGGTTGCTCGCGTTAAAATGACCGTTCTGACCTGGCTGGAACGCAGCCGCAGCCGTCGCCAGCTCTCCGAGCTGCCCGAGTACTTGCTCAAAGACATCGGCCTGAACGAAGCTGACCGTTATCAAGAGACCACCAAGCCGTTCTGGCGTGGTTGA